Proteins encoded within one genomic window of Salvia hispanica cultivar TCC Black 2014 unplaced genomic scaffold, UniMelb_Shisp_WGS_1.0 HiC_scaffold_349, whole genome shotgun sequence:
- the LOC125199001 gene encoding ubiquitin-conjugating enzyme E2 28-like yields the protein MASKRILKELKDLQKDPPTSCSAGPVGEDMFHWQATIMGPQDSPYAGGVFLVTIHFPPDYPFKPPKVAFRTKVFHPNINSNGSICLDILKEQWSPALTISKVLLSICSLLTDPNPDDPLVPEIAHMYKTDRSKYEQTARSWTQKYAMG from the exons ATGGCTTCGAAACGGATCTTGAAGGAGCTAAAGGATTTGCAGAAAGATCCGCCCACTTCCTGCAGCGCAG GACCTGTTGGTGAAGACATGTTTCACTGGCAAGCCACCATAATGGGTCCACAAGATAGTCCTTATGCAGGAGGAGTGTTTTTAGTCACCATTCATTTCCCCCCTGATTACCCATTCAAACCACCAAAG GTGGCATTCAGGACGAAAGTTTTTCACCCCAATATTAACAGCAATGGGAGCATTTGCCTCGATATCTTGAAAGAACAGTGGAGTCCTGCCTTGACAATTTCCAAG GTGTTGCTCTCAATCTGTTCACTTTTGACGGACCCTAACCCCGATGACCCTCTGGTGCCTGAAATCGCACACATGTACAAGACAGATAGGTCCAAGTACGAGCAGACTGCTAGGAGCTGGACCCAGAAGTACGCGATGGGTTAG
- the LOC125199000 gene encoding CMP-sialic acid transporter 1-like isoform X2 — protein sequence MQWYVVASFLTVLTSSQGILTTLSQSNGGYKYDYATVPFLAEVFKLIVSSLMLWRECQASPPPKITTDWRSIMGNLKIVTTGILFRLFLRRKLSNLQWMAIVLLAIGTTTSQVKGCGETSCESLFSSPIQGYMLGVLSACLSALAGVYTEFLMKKNNDSLYWQNIQLYTFGAIFNMAKLATDDFRSGFENGPWWRRLFNGYSVTTWLVVLNLGSTGLLVSWLMKYADNIVKVYSTSMAMLLTMLVSVYIFHFKPTLQLFLGIVICMMSLHMYFAPPTVLVDLPLTTKASPENLDEVSANRRTAS from the exons ATGCAGTGGTACGTCGTCGCTTCATTCCTCACCGTTCTCACAAGCTCTCAG GGTATATTGACGACATTGTCTCAGAGTAATGGGGGGTACAAGTATGACTATGCTACTGTGCCTTTTCTTGCTGAAGTTTTTAAG CTAATTGTGTCTAGTTTGATGCTGTGGAGAGAATGCCAGGCATCGCCTCCTCCTAAAATCACGACTGATTGGAGAAGT ATAATGGGAAACTTAAAGATTGTTACGACTGGAATACTGTTCAG GCTATTTTTGAGGAGGAAGCTTTCTAATTTGCAGTGGATGGCTATCGTTCTATTGGCTATTGGAACAACCACAAGCCAG GTCAAAGGTTGTGGAGAAACTTCTTGTGAGTCGCTCTTTTCGTCTCCAATTCAAGGATACATGCTGGGTGTATTATCAGCTTGTCTCTCTGCTCTGGCTGGTGTGTACACGGAATTCTTGATGAAAAAGAACAATGACAGCTTATATTGGCAGAATATTCAATTATACAC ATTTGGTGCAATATTCAACATGGCCAAACTGGCTACTGATGATTTCAGAAGTGGATTCGAGAATGGTCCATGGTGGCGACGCCTTTTCAATGGATATAGTGTAACAACTTGGTTGGTAGTGCTAAATCTTGGTTCAACTGGACTGCTAGTATCGTGGTTGATGAAGTATGCAGATAACATTGTTAAG GTGTATTCAACGTCGATGGCCATGTTATTGACAATGCTGGTATCTGTGtacattttccatttcaaaCCGACTCTTCAG CTCTTTTTGGGAATTGTGATCTGCATGATGTCACTGCACATGTATTTTGCCCCTCCAACCGTGCTTGTGGACTTGCCTCTGACGACAAAAGCATCACCTGAAAATCTGGATGAAGTTTCTGCTAATCGAAGAACAGCTTCCTAG
- the LOC125199000 gene encoding CMP-sialic acid transporter 1-like isoform X1: MQWYVVASFLTVLTSSQGILTTLSQSNGGYKYDYATVPFLAEVFKLIVSSLMLWRECQASPPPKITTDWRSVRLYPIPSIIYLIHNNVQFATLTYVDTSTYQIMGNLKIVTTGILFRLFLRRKLSNLQWMAIVLLAIGTTTSQVKGCGETSCESLFSSPIQGYMLGVLSACLSALAGVYTEFLMKKNNDSLYWQNIQLYTFGAIFNMAKLATDDFRSGFENGPWWRRLFNGYSVTTWLVVLNLGSTGLLVSWLMKYADNIVKVYSTSMAMLLTMLVSVYIFHFKPTLQLFLGIVICMMSLHMYFAPPTVLVDLPLTTKASPENLDEVSANRRTAS, encoded by the exons ATGCAGTGGTACGTCGTCGCTTCATTCCTCACCGTTCTCACAAGCTCTCAG GGTATATTGACGACATTGTCTCAGAGTAATGGGGGGTACAAGTATGACTATGCTACTGTGCCTTTTCTTGCTGAAGTTTTTAAG CTAATTGTGTCTAGTTTGATGCTGTGGAGAGAATGCCAGGCATCGCCTCCTCCTAAAATCACGACTGATTGGAGAAGTGTACGGTTGTATCCGATTCCGTCAATCATATACCTCATTCACAACAATGTGCAGTTTGCCACATTGACTTATGTTGATACCTCCACTTATCAGATAATGGGAAACTTAAAGATTGTTACGACTGGAATACTGTTCAG GCTATTTTTGAGGAGGAAGCTTTCTAATTTGCAGTGGATGGCTATCGTTCTATTGGCTATTGGAACAACCACAAGCCAG GTCAAAGGTTGTGGAGAAACTTCTTGTGAGTCGCTCTTTTCGTCTCCAATTCAAGGATACATGCTGGGTGTATTATCAGCTTGTCTCTCTGCTCTGGCTGGTGTGTACACGGAATTCTTGATGAAAAAGAACAATGACAGCTTATATTGGCAGAATATTCAATTATACAC ATTTGGTGCAATATTCAACATGGCCAAACTGGCTACTGATGATTTCAGAAGTGGATTCGAGAATGGTCCATGGTGGCGACGCCTTTTCAATGGATATAGTGTAACAACTTGGTTGGTAGTGCTAAATCTTGGTTCAACTGGACTGCTAGTATCGTGGTTGATGAAGTATGCAGATAACATTGTTAAG GTGTATTCAACGTCGATGGCCATGTTATTGACAATGCTGGTATCTGTGtacattttccatttcaaaCCGACTCTTCAG CTCTTTTTGGGAATTGTGATCTGCATGATGTCACTGCACATGTATTTTGCCCCTCCAACCGTGCTTGTGGACTTGCCTCTGACGACAAAAGCATCACCTGAAAATCTGGATGAAGTTTCTGCTAATCGAAGAACAGCTTCCTAG
- the LOC125199007 gene encoding RING-H2 finger protein ATL80-like, whose product MDFIDWFAIGCLIGVVLVFIAGGIRICCCSETSSVGPGKKQRVMACARLKFDTCTGKEEGDGGCAICLGEYKAGEWRATISECKHRFHAECVMEWIKLKCTCPLCRHYLV is encoded by the coding sequence ATGGACTTCATCGATTGGTTTGCAATTGGGTGTTTAATAGGAGTGgttcttgtttttattgcgggaGGCATTCGAATTTGTTGTTGTTCGGAGACGAGTTCTGTGGGGCCGGGAAAGAAGCAGCGCGTGATGGCTTGTGCTAGATTGAAGTTTGACACGTGCACCGGGAAGGAGGAAGGGGACGGCGGCTGCGCCATCTGCCTAGGCGAGTATAAGGCCGGGGAGTGGCGCGCAACCATATCTGAGTGCAAGCACCGGTTCCATGCTGAATGTGTAATGGAGTGGATCAAGCTTAAGTGCACTTGCCCCTTGTGCAGGCATTATCTTGTTTGA
- the LOC125199014 gene encoding light-sensor Protein kinase-like, translated as MEQFRQTGEVVGSLNAFMVFQNNLYNQRQCSLLVDMLASGYTTIAEMMKTNLKYKEKNAKWKILEQPLKELLKVYKECESYVKMCLETKDFMAKSITLYHNSDCVEFHIHNLLSCLPAAVEAIEMAGHIAGNDHDDMQRKKTVYAFKYHKGLKDPRIFQLMFGQQYLVSQDFCSRMESVWDEDRLFILKNLRERGLASKVSDILLSDTMLPSTILVNSKDYKIRRRLGTGKQFKEIQWLGESFALRHFHTEGVEELQKEFAADISLSHPNIMHTLCGFCDADKKEFFLVMELMHKDLSTYVKELCGPKKKVPFSIPVAVDLMLQIARGMEYLYSRRIPHGELSPSSILIKPRSHGTGEGFVQAKITGFGLDASIRRLTQSTPADSGELPYIWYAPEVLGQETQGNVEKCDVYSFGMVCFEILTGKVPFEDAHLQGDKMSRNIRAGERPLFPFHTPKFLANLIKKCWHTDPAQRPSFSSICRIIRYTKRFLAMNPDYGQQEGVPLPPLDFSDVEATFVARCAASDKMHVVSQIPYQMFAYRVVERERASASQRETSESGSDGGEEAPALTVDDSWAALKERRMRSLPSIETVANKLPPTSKSLDLKSKPGTPRGRVSRPPHTPVGRPARMNSESKLVVASPRSRRRPGASSDSELN; from the exons ATGGAGCAATTCAGACAAACAGGGGAAGTTGTGGGAAGCTTGAACGCATTCATGGTGTTCCAGAACAACCTCTACAATCAAAGGCAATGCTCTCTTCTCGTAGACATGCTCGCCTCCGGCTACACGACGATCGCAGAGATGATGAAAACCAACCTCAAATACAAGGAGAAGAACGCCAAATGGAAGATATTGGAACAGCCTTTGAAGGAGCTTCTCAAAGTGTACAAGGAATGCGAATCCTACGTCAAGATGTGCCTCGAAACCAAGGATTTCATGGCCAAATCCATCACGTTGTATCACAACTCCGACTGCGTTGAGTTCCACATACACAACCTCCTCAGCTGCCTCCCTGCTGCAGTGGAGGCCATCGAGATGGCCGGACATATCGCAGGAAATGATCACGACGATATGCAGAGGAAGAAGACCGTCTACGCTTTTAAATACCACAAGGGCTTGAAGGATCCGAGGATCTTCCAGTTGATGTTCGGGCAACAATATTTGGTGTCTCAGGATTTCTGCAGCAGAATGGAGTCTGTCTGGGATGAGGACAGGCTTTTCATTCTCAAGAATCTCCGAGAACGTGGCTTGGCTTCGAAGGTTTCTGACATCCTTCTCAGCGACACAATGTTGCCTAGCACCATCTTGGTGAACTCCAAGGACTACAAGATTAGGAGGAGACTAGGGACCGGGAAGCAGTTCAAGGAGATCCAGTGGCTAGGCGAGAGCTTCGCTCTGCGCCACTTCCACACGGAGGGTGTTGAGGAGCTGCAGAAAGAGTTCGCCGCGGATATAAGCCTCTCCCATCCCAACATAATGCACACTCTGTGTGGCTTCTGTGATGCGGACAAGAAGGAGTTTTTCTTGGTTATGGAATTGATGCATAAGGACCTCTCCACTTATGTCAAGGAGCTTTGTGGGCCCAAGAAGAAGGTCCCGTTTTCCATCCCCGTGGCTGTTGACCTGATGCTGCAGATAGCCAGAGGGATGGAGTATCTCTACTCGAGGAGGATCCCTCATGGAGAGCTCAGTCCCTCCAGCATCTTGATCAAGCCACGGTCTCATGGGACGGGGGAGGGATTCGTCCAGGCCAAGATCACAGGTTTTGGCCTGGATGCCTCCATCCGGAGGCTTACTCAGAGCACGCCTGCAGACTCAGGGGAGCTGCCGTATATATGGTATGCACCCGAGGTTTTAGGTCAGGAGACGCAAGGGAATGTTGAGAAATGCGACGTGTACAGTTTTGGAATGGTGTGTTTTGAGATCTTGACGGGGAAGGTACCTTTCGAAGATGCTCATCTTCAAGGGGACAAGATGAGCAGGAACATTAGGGCCGGGGAGAGGCCGTTGTTCCCGTTTCATACGCCTAAGTTCTTGGCTAACCTGATCAAGAAATGCTGGCACACTGATCCGGCTCAGAGGCCTAGCTTCTCTTCTATATGTAGGATCATACGTTATACCAAGCGTTTCTTGGCTATGAACCCTGACTACGGTCAGCAGGAAGGGGTGCCGCTGCCTCCGTTGGACTTCAGTGATGTGGAGGCCACCTTCGTGGCGAGATGTGCAGCTTCCGACAAGATGCATGTGGTGTCACAGATACCATACCAGATGTTTGCTTATAGGGTTGTGGAGAGGGAGAGGGCCAGTGCAAGTCAGAGGGAGACCTCCGAGTCGGGTAGTGATGGGGGCGAGGAGGCACCCGCCTTGACAGTGGACGACTCATGGGCGGCGTTGAAGGAGAGGAGGATGAGATCACTGCCGTCCATTGAGACCGTGGCTAACAAGCTCCCACCAACAAGCAAGTCTTTGGATCTCAAGTCAAAGCCAG GGACGCCGAGAGGGAGGGTGTCGAGGCCACCGCACACACCCGTTGGGCGGCCGGCGAGGATGAATTCTGAGAGCAAGCTGGTTGTGGCGAGCCCAAGATCAAGACGGCGGCCAGGTGCTTCTTCGGATTCCGAGTTGAATTAG
- the LOC125199006 gene encoding mitochondrial adenine nucleotide transporter ADNT1-like isoform X1, with protein sequence MASEDVKANNSAVSKIVNLAEEAKLAKAEIKPSKYQVYSICKSLIAGGVAGGVSRTAVAPLERLKILLQVQNPHNIKYSGTVQGLKYIWRTEGLRGLFKGNGANCARIVPNSAVKFFSYEQASKGILHLYRQQPGNEDAELTPLLRLGAGACAGIIAMSATYPMDMVRGRLTVQVMQVLFSNERSFGKLFLVLVFRYLFVYPLLQTDKSPYQYRGMVHALSTVLREEGFRALYKGWLPSVIGVVPYVGLNFAVYESLKDYLIKSKPFGLVEDNELGVVTRLACGAAAGTVGQTVAYPLDVIRRRMQMVGWNNAASIVTGDGRSKAPLEYSGMVDAFRKTVRHEGFRALYKGLVPNSVKVVPSIAIAFVTYEQVKELLGVEIRISD encoded by the exons ATGGCGTCTGAAGATGTGAAAGCGAACAACTCGGCGGTGTCCAAGATCGTTAATCTGGCTGAGGAGGCGAAGCTTGCGAAGGCAGAAATCAAGCCTTCTAAGTACCAAGTCTACAGCATTTGCAAATCTCTCATCGCCGGAGGCGTCGCAGGAGGAGT GTCTCGGACTGCTGTAGCTCCATTGGAGCGATTGAAAATTTTGCTCCAG GTTCAAAATCCgcataacataaaatattctGGTACTGTTCAAGGTTTGAAGTATATATGGAGAACTGAGGGTCTTCGAGGACTGTTTAAAGGAAATGGCGCAAATTGTGCTCGTATTGTCCCGAACTCGGCCGTGAAGTTCTTCAGCTATGAGCAAGCATCCAA GGGTATATTGCATTTGTACCGGCAGCAACCTGGGAACG AGGACGCTGAATTGACTCCTTTATTACGTCTCGGAGCGGGAGCATGTGCTGGGATAATTGCTATGTCTGCTACATACCCGATGGACATGGTCCGAGGCAGACTTACTGTACAGGTAATGCAGGTCCTTTTTTCCAATGAGCGTTCTTTTGGGAAGCTATTTCTTGTACTAGTATTCAGGTATCTGTTTGTTTATCCTCTTCTGCAGACAGACAAGTCCCCTTATCAGTATAGAGGAATGGTTCATGCTTTATCAACCGTGCTTCGAGAGGAAGGTTTCCGTGCTCTGTATAAGGGCTGGCTTCCATCTGTCATTGGAGTT GTACCATATGTTGGCCTCAACTTTGCTGTTTATGAATCTCTCAAAGATTACTTGATTAAATCTAAGCCATTTGGTCTCGTTGAAGACAATGAATTGGGTGTAGTTACAAGGCTTGCATGTGGGGCAGCAGCAGGCACAGTTGGACAAACTGTTGCTTACCCTCTTGACGTCATTCGCCGCAGAATGCAGATGGTGGGGTGGAATAATGCTGCTTCAATTGTTACCGGTGATGGGAGAAGTAAGGCTCCCCTCGAATACAGTGGCATGGTTGATGCTTTCAGGAAAACTGTTAGACATGAGGGCTTCCGAGCATTATACAAAGGATTGGTCCCCAATTCAGTGAAG GTTGTCCCATCAATAGCCATTGCATTTGTGACATACGAACAAGTGAAAGAGTTGCTGGGAGTAGAGATTAGAATATCTGACTGA
- the LOC125199006 gene encoding mitochondrial adenine nucleotide transporter ADNT1-like isoform X2, protein MASEDVKANNSAVSKIVNLAEEAKLAKAEIKPSKYQVYSICKSLIAGGVAGGVSRTAVAPLERLKILLQVQNPHNIKYSGTVQGLKYIWRTEGLRGLFKGNGANCARIVPNSAVKFFSYEQASKGILHLYRQQPGNEDAELTPLLRLGAGACAGIIAMSATYPMDMVRGRLTVQTDKSPYQYRGMVHALSTVLREEGFRALYKGWLPSVIGVVPYVGLNFAVYESLKDYLIKSKPFGLVEDNELGVVTRLACGAAAGTVGQTVAYPLDVIRRRMQMVGWNNAASIVTGDGRSKAPLEYSGMVDAFRKTVRHEGFRALYKGLVPNSVKVVPSIAIAFVTYEQVKELLGVEIRISD, encoded by the exons ATGGCGTCTGAAGATGTGAAAGCGAACAACTCGGCGGTGTCCAAGATCGTTAATCTGGCTGAGGAGGCGAAGCTTGCGAAGGCAGAAATCAAGCCTTCTAAGTACCAAGTCTACAGCATTTGCAAATCTCTCATCGCCGGAGGCGTCGCAGGAGGAGT GTCTCGGACTGCTGTAGCTCCATTGGAGCGATTGAAAATTTTGCTCCAG GTTCAAAATCCgcataacataaaatattctGGTACTGTTCAAGGTTTGAAGTATATATGGAGAACTGAGGGTCTTCGAGGACTGTTTAAAGGAAATGGCGCAAATTGTGCTCGTATTGTCCCGAACTCGGCCGTGAAGTTCTTCAGCTATGAGCAAGCATCCAA GGGTATATTGCATTTGTACCGGCAGCAACCTGGGAACG AGGACGCTGAATTGACTCCTTTATTACGTCTCGGAGCGGGAGCATGTGCTGGGATAATTGCTATGTCTGCTACATACCCGATGGACATGGTCCGAGGCAGACTTACTGTACAG ACAGACAAGTCCCCTTATCAGTATAGAGGAATGGTTCATGCTTTATCAACCGTGCTTCGAGAGGAAGGTTTCCGTGCTCTGTATAAGGGCTGGCTTCCATCTGTCATTGGAGTT GTACCATATGTTGGCCTCAACTTTGCTGTTTATGAATCTCTCAAAGATTACTTGATTAAATCTAAGCCATTTGGTCTCGTTGAAGACAATGAATTGGGTGTAGTTACAAGGCTTGCATGTGGGGCAGCAGCAGGCACAGTTGGACAAACTGTTGCTTACCCTCTTGACGTCATTCGCCGCAGAATGCAGATGGTGGGGTGGAATAATGCTGCTTCAATTGTTACCGGTGATGGGAGAAGTAAGGCTCCCCTCGAATACAGTGGCATGGTTGATGCTTTCAGGAAAACTGTTAGACATGAGGGCTTCCGAGCATTATACAAAGGATTGGTCCCCAATTCAGTGAAG GTTGTCCCATCAATAGCCATTGCATTTGTGACATACGAACAAGTGAAAGAGTTGCTGGGAGTAGAGATTAGAATATCTGACTGA